In a genomic window of Holophagaceae bacterium:
- the sucC gene encoding ADP-forming succinate--CoA ligase subunit beta has product MNIHEFQAKELLRQYKVATPDGRVATDAEDARQITKAYGGQSVVKAQIHAGGRGKGGGVKFATDPDKAAELFKQMLGMNLVTKQTGSEGRRVYTVFISNPVDIDRELYLSFLVDRASSRITILASTEGGVEIEEVAAKTPEKIVRVAIDPAVGLSAFQAREVAFALKLEGDAFKKGVIFLQNLYRLFVEKDCSMVEVNPLVVTKTGDVIALDAKMGFDDNALFRHPDILAFRDLNEEAPEEIEASKFNLNFIKLDGTIGCMVNGAGLAMGTMDIIKYHGGSPANFLDVGGSATEDAVMNAFRIILQDKAVKGVMVNIFGGIMRCDIVAGGIVKAAKQIGIQVPVVVRLEGTNGEEGKKILAESGLNLIVAEGLEDAAKKIVAATK; this is encoded by the coding sequence ATGAACATCCATGAGTTCCAAGCCAAAGAACTGCTCCGGCAGTACAAAGTTGCGACGCCGGATGGCCGGGTCGCGACCGACGCCGAGGATGCCCGGCAGATCACCAAGGCCTACGGCGGCCAGAGCGTCGTGAAGGCGCAGATCCACGCTGGCGGCCGGGGGAAGGGCGGCGGCGTGAAATTCGCCACCGACCCGGACAAGGCGGCGGAACTGTTCAAGCAGATGCTCGGCATGAACCTGGTCACCAAGCAGACCGGGTCCGAGGGCCGCAGGGTGTACACGGTCTTCATCAGCAACCCCGTGGACATCGACCGGGAGCTCTACCTGAGCTTCCTGGTGGACCGCGCCAGCTCGCGCATCACCATCCTCGCCTCCACCGAAGGCGGCGTGGAGATCGAGGAAGTGGCCGCGAAGACCCCCGAGAAGATCGTGCGGGTGGCCATCGATCCGGCGGTCGGCCTTTCGGCCTTCCAGGCCCGGGAAGTGGCCTTCGCCCTGAAGCTCGAAGGCGATGCGTTCAAGAAGGGCGTCATTTTCCTGCAGAACCTCTATCGGCTGTTCGTCGAGAAAGACTGTTCCATGGTCGAGGTGAATCCGCTGGTCGTCACCAAGACCGGCGATGTCATCGCGCTGGACGCGAAGATGGGCTTCGACGACAACGCCCTCTTCCGCCACCCGGACATCCTGGCCTTCCGCGACCTGAACGAAGAGGCTCCGGAGGAAATCGAAGCTTCCAAATTCAACCTCAATTTCATCAAGCTCGACGGCACCATCGGCTGCATGGTGAACGGCGCGGGCCTGGCCATGGGCACCATGGACATCATCAAGTACCACGGCGGCTCTCCGGCCAACTTCCTGGATGTCGGCGGCAGCGCCACCGAGGACGCGGTGATGAACGCCTTCCGCATCATCCTGCAGGACAAGGCCGTGAAGGGCGTGATGGTCAACATCTTCGGCGGCATCATGCGCTGCGACATCGTGGCCGGCGGCATCGTGAAGGCCGCGAAGCAGATCGGCATCCAGGTCCCCGTCGTGGTGCGCCTCGAAGGCACCAACGGCGAGGAGGGCAAGAAGATCCTCGCGGAAAGCGGACTCAACCTGATCGTCGCCGAGGGGCTCGAAGACGCGGCCAAGAAGATCGTCGCAGCGACGAAATAG
- the sucD gene encoding succinate--CoA ligase subunit alpha, protein MSVLVGNNTKLIVQGITGREGLFHAIGCRDYGTNVVGGVTPGKGGTVVEGFPVFNTVQDAVKATGANATMIFVPPSGAADGILEALEAGIALIVCITEGIPVLDMMKVKRVLPDYPKSRLIGPNCPGVISPGQAKIGIMPGRIHLAGNVGVVSRSGTLTYEAVGQLTALGIGQSTCIGIGGDPINGTSHIDALKLFNDDPDTHAVVMIGEIGGSAEEDAAAWVKANMKKPVVAFIAGQTAPPGRRMGHAGAIISGGHGTAAEKMKALEAAGITVVQSPADMGKAMAQRLGVKA, encoded by the coding sequence ATGTCTGTTCTCGTCGGCAATAACACCAAGTTGATCGTGCAGGGCATCACCGGCCGGGAGGGCCTCTTCCATGCCATCGGCTGCCGCGATTACGGCACCAACGTTGTGGGCGGCGTCACGCCAGGCAAGGGCGGCACGGTGGTCGAAGGCTTTCCGGTCTTCAACACGGTCCAGGATGCGGTCAAGGCGACCGGCGCCAACGCGACGATGATCTTCGTGCCGCCCAGCGGCGCGGCCGACGGCATCCTCGAAGCCCTGGAGGCGGGCATCGCGCTCATCGTGTGCATCACCGAAGGCATTCCCGTGCTCGACATGATGAAAGTGAAGCGGGTGCTGCCGGACTACCCGAAGAGCCGCCTCATCGGTCCCAACTGTCCCGGCGTGATCAGTCCCGGCCAGGCCAAGATTGGCATCATGCCCGGCCGCATCCACCTTGCGGGCAACGTCGGCGTGGTCAGCCGCTCTGGAACCTTGACCTATGAGGCCGTGGGCCAGCTCACGGCCCTCGGCATCGGCCAGTCCACCTGCATCGGCATCGGCGGCGATCCCATCAACGGCACCAGCCACATCGACGCGCTCAAGCTGTTCAACGACGACCCGGACACCCACGCGGTCGTCATGATCGGCGAGATCGGCGGCAGCGCCGAGGAGGATGCCGCCGCTTGGGTCAAGGCCAACATGAAGAAGCCCGTCGTGGCGTTCATCGCGGGCCAGACGGCCCCTCCCGGCCGCCGCATGGGCCACGCCGGCGCCATCATCAGCGGGGGCCACGGCACCGCGGCCGAGAAGATGAAGGCCCTGGAAGCCGCGGGCATAACGGTGGTCCAGAGCCCCGCCGACATGGGCAAGGCCATGGCGCAGCGGCTGGGCGTGAAGGCCTGA
- a CDS encoding acyl-CoA thioesterase, with translation MLISREMVLQQDIGLNATLFGGVMMARMDKAAGICAGLVSHNRVFVTLKVSELFFHSPVRAGEIIEFYATVTRAGTTSITVQLEVRVYSPVSNARRDVTSGEFVMVATDDNSHPEPILWKPEMLKEATAEPNAAAKPRRRKP, from the coding sequence ATGCTCATCTCGCGCGAAATGGTGCTCCAGCAGGACATCGGACTGAATGCCACGCTGTTCGGCGGGGTCATGATGGCGCGCATGGACAAGGCCGCGGGCATCTGCGCGGGACTGGTGAGCCACAACCGCGTGTTCGTGACCCTCAAGGTCTCGGAGCTGTTCTTCCACAGCCCCGTGCGGGCAGGGGAGATCATCGAGTTCTACGCCACGGTGACCCGGGCCGGGACCACCTCCATCACCGTGCAGCTTGAGGTGCGGGTCTACAGCCCCGTGAGCAACGCGCGGCGCGATGTGACCAGCGGCGAATTCGTGATGGTGGCCACCGACGACAACAGCCACCCCGAACCCATCCTTTGGAAGCCGGAGATGCTCAAGGAAGCGACGGCCGAGCCCAATGCGGCCGCCAAACCCCGGCGGCGGAAGCCCTGA